From Nilaparvata lugens isolate BPH chromosome 7, ASM1435652v1, whole genome shotgun sequence, one genomic window encodes:
- the LOC111052800 gene encoding uncharacterized protein LOC111052800, with translation MKLHCPRVQTSACGCSLQTGSKIIGYVSTLVGIGLLVSGISLALDKHEQERGTHKQEMDKLSLIIGATSAGYGLIFFIVSFLLLCGAIQAKRRCMLPFLVFAYLNIVLIVVLIPWIIYEGFFILTFLLIAPLCK, from the exons ATGAAGTTGCATTGTCCTAGGGTACAAACCAGTGCATGTGGCTGCTCCTTGCAAACTGGAAGCAAAATAATTGGATATGTATCTACG CTTGTCGGAATTGGACTGCTCGTCAGCGGCATTTCACTTGCATTGGATAAGCATGAGCAGGAGCGTGGCACTCACAAACAAG AAATGGATAAGTTATCTCTAATAATTGGAGCAACCTCTGCTGGATAtggattgatattttttatagtttcttTTCTATTGCTCTGCGGAGCTATTCAg GCGAAACGACGTTGCATGCTACCATTTCTTGTCTTTGCATACTTAAACATTGTTCTAATAGTTGTGCTCATTCCTTGGATAATATATGAAGGTTTCTTCATTCTCACATTCCTTCTAATAGCCCCTCTGTGTAAGTAA